The Nostoc sp. NIES-3756 DNA window CAATTGAGGTTAATTGGTTTTAGTCGGCAAAAAAGTTTATATTGTCGAGGACTAGCAGAGGCAATTGTCAGGGGTGAGCTTGATTTAAGCAATTTAGTAACAATGGATGACAATGCAATTAGAAGCCAGTTAAAGCGGATTAAAGGCATTGGTGACTGGACAGTAGATATTTATCTACTCATGGCGCTGCAACACCGTGATGCTTTTCCTAGAGGCGATTTAGGGTTGCTAATTGCCGCACAGCAACTGAAAAGTTTAGCAACACGCCCTACACCTATACAATTGGAAGCGATCGCCGAAAATTGGCGACCGTGGAGAGCAGTAGCAGCCAGAATACTCTGGCACTACTATCTCAATACTCAAGGTAAGAAGGTTACAGTTTACCAGTGAAAACTCGGTCAGCAGGGCCAGTCATATAAATTCTTTGGTCTACTTCTGACCATTCAATTTCCAAGGGGCCTCCAGGTAATTCTACAGTGGCGACGCGATCGCTTCTACCAGTCAACACAGCCGCCACCAAGGAAGCGCAAGCACCAGTACCACAAGCTAAAGTAATCCCCGCACCGCGTTCCCAAACACGCATCTTCAAGTAATCACGACTCACCACTTGAATAAATTCGGTGTTTGTCCGTTGGGGAAACGCTGAGTGATGCTCAAATTTAGGGCCGATGCTTTCTAAAGGTATCGCCGCCACATCTTCTACAAAGGTAATACAGTGGGGATTTCCCATACTGACACAGGTAACTTCCCAAGTTTGCCCTTCTACTTCCAGGGGTTGGTTAATCACCTTTGCATCAGCCGCCGCCAGAGTTGTAGGAATTTCCCCTGCCAGTAACCGAGGTAAACCCATATCTACCTTAATTTGTCCATCAGGGGTTAATTGGGGTGTAATTACACCCGCCAAGGTATGAATCCGGTAACTATCCTTGGTGCGAGAAATACCTTCCAAATCTGCTAAGAACGCAGCCAAACAGCGAATCCCATTTCCACACATTTCCGGTTCCGAACCATCGGAGTTAAAAATCCGCATCGTGTAATCGGTATCTTTTTCTCCAGGCAAGGCAAAAATAACACCATCAGCCCCGATACCAAAGTGGCGATCGCACCACTGCACAGCCTGTTCTGGAGTGATTTTCGGCGTTTTAGCAGTGCGATTATCAATCAAAATAAAATCGTTGCCCAGACCATGATACTTAGTAAATTCGATTGCCATTTTTCCAATGATGAATTATCAATGATTCAGATATTGGTGATTGGTAATAAGTAATTAAGAATATACTTTCACCCATTACCTATTACCCATTACCCATTACCTAATCCCTCAATTATTTCATCATTATCAAAAATGGCTATAACTGAATTTGACACTTCCTTGCCTAGCATTCGGCAAGTACAAAACCTCATTAAACAAGCAGTAGCCGTAGAGTTCAAACTGCTAACAGGAGACGTAATCACAGGCAGAGTCTTATGGCAAGACCCAAACTGCGTGTGCATCGCCGACGAAAACAGCCACCAATTTACTATCAGCAAGCCTGCGATCGCTTATTTTCATCCTAAAGCATAGTGAGTGGGGGGTGGGCAGTGGTGGTGGGAGACAAGGGAGATAATTCACTTCTGCCTCCTGCCTCCTGCCTCCTGCCTCCTGCCTACTCATCCCCTCTCCTTAACAATCTCCGTCTCCTTAGCTTTCACTACGGGAATCGACAGAGA harbors:
- a CDS encoding DNA-3-methyladenine glycosylase family protein, whose amino-acid sequence is MSELELLTPTSFNDALMVLANIDTDLARVLETLGPPPIWQREAGFPTLVKIILEQQVSLAAAKAVFNRLFETVKPLTPENFLTFDDSQLRLIGFSRQKSLYCRGLAEAIVRGELDLSNLVTMDDNAIRSQLKRIKGIGDWTVDIYLLMALQHRDAFPRGDLGLLIAAQQLKSLATRPTPIQLEAIAENWRPWRAVAARILWHYYLNTQGKKVTVYQ
- the dapF gene encoding diaminopimelate epimerase, which codes for MAIEFTKYHGLGNDFILIDNRTAKTPKITPEQAVQWCDRHFGIGADGVIFALPGEKDTDYTMRIFNSDGSEPEMCGNGIRCLAAFLADLEGISRTKDSYRIHTLAGVITPQLTPDGQIKVDMGLPRLLAGEIPTTLAAADAKVINQPLEVEGQTWEVTCVSMGNPHCITFVEDVAAIPLESIGPKFEHHSAFPQRTNTEFIQVVSRDYLKMRVWERGAGITLACGTGACASLVAAVLTGRSDRVATVELPGGPLEIEWSEVDQRIYMTGPADRVFTGKL
- a CDS encoding Hfq-related RNA-binding protein; amino-acid sequence: MAITEFDTSLPSIRQVQNLIKQAVAVEFKLLTGDVITGRVLWQDPNCVCIADENSHQFTISKPAIAYFHPKA